A genome region from Frankineae bacterium MT45 includes the following:
- a CDS encoding Imidazolonepropionase, translated as MAGLGSSPDRRPLRAWERGLSVERRFGSALAARLQRFQGRARRPAGVGEPITGGVVLLGRVWAGGGSEPFDGAVIVDSAGRLSYLGPVGSQVLDSDLPVLGGGSSWIGPAVSDVHVHLPDDPALLPALSRGGVLGLRDLGASAARAASLRTGRRGPGRSLPFVSASGPMLTALDGFPGDCRGSHLAVQHVHSAGHAQQLVRRCAAEGADVIKVLLDRGDDASGFAVLSPTILEAIVQAAHSAGLAVVAHALHADMVARAVDAGVDEFAHTPTERLTEQLVDRIAAAGISVVSTLQSFFSAGRGREAAANAAALHRAGVRLRYGTDFGLRATGPVGVDPRELDRLADAGLGRLGALRSATEFAAQAPGMRAGSGLLRVGEPAALVVLGADPIVEPGVWRAPLAVLAGACLIEN; from the coding sequence ATGGCCGGCCTCGGATCGTCACCTGACCGGCGCCCGCTGCGCGCCTGGGAGCGGGGTCTGAGCGTAGAACGACGTTTCGGTTCAGCCCTGGCCGCGCGACTTCAGAGATTCCAGGGGCGCGCGCGACGCCCGGCCGGTGTCGGCGAGCCGATCACCGGGGGAGTGGTGCTCCTCGGACGGGTCTGGGCCGGCGGGGGCAGCGAACCCTTCGACGGGGCGGTGATCGTCGACTCGGCGGGGCGGCTCAGCTACCTCGGTCCGGTCGGGTCTCAGGTCCTGGACTCCGACCTGCCGGTTCTCGGAGGTGGGTCGAGTTGGATCGGCCCAGCCGTCAGTGATGTGCACGTCCACCTGCCCGATGACCCCGCGTTACTGCCGGCACTCAGCCGGGGCGGGGTTCTCGGCCTCCGCGACCTGGGGGCTTCGGCCGCCCGGGCGGCCAGCCTGCGCACCGGCCGGCGAGGTCCCGGACGGTCGCTCCCGTTCGTCAGCGCCTCCGGGCCGATGCTCACCGCACTCGACGGTTTCCCCGGTGACTGCCGGGGAAGCCACCTGGCCGTACAGCACGTCCACTCCGCCGGCCATGCCCAGCAACTCGTGCGCCGCTGCGCCGCGGAGGGCGCTGACGTCATCAAGGTGCTCCTCGATCGGGGCGACGATGCGTCGGGATTCGCGGTACTTTCCCCCACAATTCTCGAGGCGATCGTCCAGGCCGCCCACTCGGCCGGACTTGCCGTGGTGGCCCATGCCCTGCACGCCGACATGGTAGCGCGCGCGGTCGATGCCGGGGTCGACGAATTCGCGCACACCCCCACCGAACGGCTGACCGAGCAGCTCGTCGACCGGATCGCGGCGGCCGGGATATCGGTGGTGAGCACCCTGCAGTCCTTCTTCTCCGCCGGTAGGGGGCGCGAGGCCGCGGCCAACGCCGCCGCGCTGCACCGGGCCGGGGTGCGTCTGCGCTACGGGACCGACTTCGGGCTTCGGGCCACCGGGCCGGTCGGCGTCGACCCCCGGGAGCTGGACCGGCTGGCCGACGCCGGCCTCGGCCGGTTGGGCGCTCTGCGCAGCGCCACCGAGTTCGCCGCCCAGGCGCCGGGGATGCGGGCCGGATCTGGCCTACTTCGGGTCGGCGAACCGGCCGCCCTGGTCGTGCTCGGTGCCGACCCCATCGTCGAGCCGGGCGTCTGGCGAGCACCTCTGGCCGTCCTCGCCGGTGCCTGCCTGATCGAGAACTGA
- a CDS encoding DNA polymerase III, alpha subunit encodes MSNGDSDSFVHLHVHTEYSMLDGAARLTELFAETARMGMPALAMTDHGNVFGAFDFYKKAKDAGVKPIIGMEAYLTPDTSRYDRKRVRWNEGGDDDVSGGGAFTHMTLLAENTTGMHNLFRLASRSSLEGFFYKPRADRELLSEYSEGLIGTTGCPSGEIQTWLRIGDYEKARASAAEFRDIMGKENYFLELMDHGLDIELRVRDGLLRLAKDLDLPMVATNDLHYTHAEDSDTHEVLLCVQSGKTMADPNRFKFDGNSYYLKSPAEMRSLWADKYDLRESCDNTLLIAERCGMTFNEDANYMPRFPVPEGESEHSWFVKEVETGLHYRYPAGIPDEVRKRADFEVDVIVQMGFPGYFLVVADFINWAKKNGIRVGPGRGSGAGSMAAYAMRITDLDPLQHGLIFERFLNPDRVSMPDFDIDFDERRRGEVIRYVSEKYGDERVAQIVTYGTIKAKQAVKDASRVLGYPFAMGDRITKVMPAAVMGKDVPLSRIFDKTHERYNEGGEFRSLYDADSEVKRVVDTATGLEGLKRQWGVHAAGVIMSSEPLLDLIPIMRREQDGAIITQFDYPSCEKLGLIKMDFLGLRNLTVLDDALVNIKANRNEEVVLESLTLDDPTTFALLARGDTLGVFQLDGGPMRALLRSMRPDAFEDISAVGALYRPGPMGMNSHNEYADRKNNRKPVVAIHPELEEPLSEILGETYGLIVYQEQVMSVAQKVAGYSLGAADLLRRAMGKKKKAELDAQYETFSAGMKERGFSAGAIKALWDVLLPFSDYAFNKAHSAAYGLVSYWTAYLKANYPAEYMAALLTSTKDDKDKSAVYLAECRRMGIKVLPPDVNSSQANFTPTGTDIRFGMGAVRNVGANVVASIVASRKAKGDFVDFPDFLRKVDAVVCNKRTIEALIKAGAFDSLGHKRRGLVNVFEPAVDAVLDTKKAEAVGQFDLFGFGDGAAESPLDDVFAVKVPDIEWDKSVLLAFEREMLGLYVSDHPLFGLEHVLAAAADHSVATLIAEATDEPQSVTVAGILSSVNRRVTKAGAPWAQATLEDLEGSIDVMFFPATYAQVGINIAEDAVVVLRGRTDSREDTVKLIVSDLTVPDLKVGGAEVARGPVLVSIAPARCTPPLVDRLREVLSAHPGTTEVHLQLINGERNHVLRVGDNYRVTPSASLMGDLKALLGSNAVAG; translated from the coding sequence ATGAGCAACGGCGACTCGGATTCCTTCGTACATCTGCACGTGCACACCGAGTATTCGATGCTCGACGGGGCCGCCCGCCTCACCGAACTCTTCGCCGAGACCGCGCGAATGGGCATGCCGGCCCTGGCCATGACCGACCACGGCAACGTCTTCGGCGCCTTCGATTTCTACAAGAAGGCCAAGGACGCCGGCGTGAAGCCGATCATCGGCATGGAGGCGTACCTCACCCCGGACACCTCCCGCTACGACCGCAAGCGGGTCCGCTGGAACGAGGGCGGCGACGACGACGTGTCGGGTGGTGGGGCCTTCACGCACATGACGCTGCTGGCCGAGAACACCACCGGAATGCACAACCTGTTCCGGCTCGCCTCCCGCTCCAGCCTCGAAGGGTTCTTCTACAAGCCACGGGCCGATCGGGAGCTGCTGAGCGAGTACTCCGAAGGGCTTATCGGCACCACCGGCTGCCCGTCCGGGGAGATTCAGACCTGGCTGCGCATCGGTGACTACGAGAAGGCCCGGGCCAGTGCCGCCGAGTTCCGCGACATCATGGGGAAGGAGAACTACTTCCTCGAGCTGATGGACCACGGCCTCGACATCGAGCTTCGGGTCCGCGACGGCCTGCTCCGGCTAGCCAAGGATCTCGACCTGCCGATGGTGGCCACCAACGACCTCCACTACACCCATGCCGAAGACTCGGACACCCACGAGGTGCTCCTCTGCGTGCAGTCGGGGAAGACGATGGCCGACCCGAACCGCTTCAAGTTCGACGGCAACTCCTACTACCTCAAGTCGCCGGCCGAGATGCGTTCGCTCTGGGCCGACAAGTACGACCTGCGCGAATCCTGTGACAACACACTGCTGATCGCTGAGCGCTGTGGCATGACGTTCAACGAGGACGCCAACTACATGCCGCGCTTCCCGGTTCCGGAGGGGGAGAGCGAGCACAGCTGGTTCGTCAAGGAGGTCGAGACCGGCCTGCACTATCGCTACCCGGCCGGCATCCCGGACGAGGTTCGCAAGCGGGCCGACTTCGAGGTCGACGTCATCGTCCAGATGGGCTTCCCGGGGTACTTCCTGGTGGTCGCCGACTTCATCAACTGGGCCAAGAAGAACGGCATCCGGGTCGGGCCCGGGCGAGGCTCCGGAGCCGGGTCGATGGCCGCCTACGCGATGCGCATCACCGACTTGGATCCGCTTCAGCACGGCCTGATCTTCGAGCGCTTCCTCAACCCCGACCGAGTCTCGATGCCCGACTTCGACATCGACTTCGACGAACGCCGGCGCGGCGAGGTGATCCGCTACGTCAGCGAGAAGTACGGCGACGAGCGCGTCGCGCAGATCGTCACCTACGGCACCATCAAGGCCAAGCAGGCCGTCAAGGACGCCTCCCGGGTGCTCGGCTACCCGTTCGCGATGGGCGACCGGATCACCAAGGTGATGCCGGCGGCGGTGATGGGCAAGGACGTTCCCCTCAGCCGCATCTTCGACAAGACGCACGAGCGGTACAACGAGGGTGGCGAGTTCCGCAGCCTCTACGACGCCGACTCCGAGGTGAAGCGCGTCGTCGATACCGCGACCGGCCTCGAAGGCCTGAAGCGGCAGTGGGGTGTGCACGCGGCCGGCGTCATCATGTCCAGTGAGCCGCTGCTCGACCTGATTCCGATCATGCGCCGGGAGCAGGACGGCGCGATCATCACGCAGTTCGACTACCCGTCCTGCGAGAAGCTCGGCCTCATCAAGATGGACTTCCTGGGGCTGCGTAACCTCACCGTCCTCGACGATGCGCTGGTCAACATCAAGGCCAACCGCAACGAGGAGGTGGTCCTCGAGTCACTCACCCTCGATGACCCGACCACCTTCGCCCTGCTGGCCCGTGGCGACACCCTCGGGGTCTTCCAGCTGGATGGTGGCCCCATGCGTGCGCTGCTGCGCAGCATGCGGCCAGACGCCTTCGAGGACATCTCCGCCGTCGGTGCGCTCTACCGTCCCGGTCCGATGGGAATGAACTCGCACAACGAGTACGCCGACCGTAAGAACAACCGCAAACCGGTGGTGGCCATTCACCCGGAGCTCGAGGAGCCGCTGTCCGAGATTCTGGGGGAGACCTACGGCCTGATCGTCTATCAGGAGCAGGTCATGTCGGTCGCCCAGAAGGTGGCCGGATACTCCCTCGGTGCCGCTGATCTGCTGCGCCGGGCGATGGGTAAGAAGAAGAAGGCCGAACTGGACGCGCAGTACGAGACGTTCAGTGCCGGCATGAAGGAACGTGGCTTCAGCGCCGGGGCGATCAAGGCGCTCTGGGACGTGCTGCTCCCCTTCTCCGACTATGCCTTCAACAAGGCCCATTCCGCGGCTTACGGTCTGGTCTCCTACTGGACGGCCTACCTCAAGGCGAACTACCCGGCTGAGTACATGGCGGCGCTGCTCACCTCGACCAAGGACGACAAGGACAAGTCCGCGGTCTACCTGGCCGAATGCCGCCGGATGGGCATCAAGGTGCTCCCGCCGGACGTGAACTCCTCACAGGCCAACTTCACCCCGACCGGAACGGACATCCGCTTCGGCATGGGGGCCGTGCGCAACGTCGGGGCCAACGTGGTCGCCTCGATCGTCGCCTCGCGCAAGGCGAAGGGTGACTTCGTCGATTTCCCCGACTTCCTGCGCAAGGTCGACGCGGTGGTCTGCAACAAGCGCACCATCGAGGCGCTCATCAAGGCCGGCGCCTTCGACTCGCTGGGGCACAAGCGACGCGGCCTCGTCAACGTCTTCGAACCGGCCGTCGACGCAGTGCTCGACACCAAGAAGGCCGAGGCAGTCGGGCAGTTCGACCTCTTCGGCTTCGGTGACGGTGCGGCCGAGTCGCCGCTGGACGACGTCTTCGCGGTGAAGGTTCCTGACATCGAGTGGGACAAGTCAGTCCTGCTGGCCTTTGAGCGGGAGATGCTCGGCCTCTACGTCTCCGACCATCCGCTCTTCGGTCTGGAGCACGTGCTGGCGGCGGCCGCCGACCACTCCGTCGCCACCCTGATCGCCGAGGCCACCGACGAGCCCCAGAGCGTCACCGTGGCCGGAATTCTCTCGTCGGTGAATCGCCGGGTCACCAAGGCCGGCGCCCCCTGGGCCCAGGCCACTCTGGAGGATCTCGAAGGCTCGATCGATGTGATGTTCTTCCCGGCCACCTATGCCCAGGTCGGTATCAATATCGCCGAAGATGCCGTGGTAGTGCTCCGTGGACGAACGGACTCCCGCGAAGACACGGTAAAGCTGATCGTCAGCGACCTCACCGTGCCCGACCTCAAGGTCGGCGGCGCCGAGGTCGCCCGGGGCCCGGTGCTGGTCTCGATCGCTCCTGCTCGCTGCACACCACCCCTGGTCGATCGGCTCCGGGAAGTGCTCTCAGCGCACCCCGGTACCACCGAAGTGCATCTGCAGCTGATCAACGGTGAGCGCAACCACGTGCTTCGGGTGGGCGACAACTACCGGGTCACCCCGTCGGCCTCGCTGATGGGTGATCTGAAGGCCCTCCTCGGCTCGAACGCCGTCGCCGGCTGA